A single genomic interval of Tursiops truncatus isolate mTurTru1 chromosome 1, mTurTru1.mat.Y, whole genome shotgun sequence harbors:
- the UBE2Q1 gene encoding ubiquitin-conjugating enzyme E2 Q1 isoform X1: MQQPQPQGQQQPGPGQQLGGQGAAPGAGGGPGGGPGPGPCLRRELKLLESIFHRGHERFRIASACLDELSCEFLLAGAGGAGAGAAPGPHLPPRGSVPGDPVRIHCNITESYPAVPPIWSVESDDPNLAAVLERLVDIKKGNTLLLQHLKRIISDLCKLYNLPQHPDVEMLDQPLPAEQCTQEDVSSEDEDEEMPEDTEDLDHYEMKEEEPAEGKKSEDDGIGKENLAILEKIKKNQRQDYLNGAVSGSVQATDRLMKELRDIYRSQSFKGGNYAVELVNDSLYDWNVKLLKVDQDSALHNDLQILKEKEGADFILLNFSFKDNFPFDPPFVRVVSPVLSGGYVLGGGAICMELLTKQGWSSAYSIESVIMQISATLVKGKARVQFGANKSQYSLTRAQQSYKSLVQIHEKNGEAGATTRGWYTPPKEDG; encoded by the exons ATGCAGCAGCCGCAGCCGCAGGGGCAGCAGCAGCCGGGGCCGGGGCAGCAGCTGGGGGGCCAGGGGGCGGcgccgggggccgggggcggcCCGGGAGGGGGCCCGGGGCCGGGGCCCTGCCTGAGGCGGGAGCTGAAGCTGCTCGAGTCCATCTTCCACCGCGGCCACGAGCGCTTCCGCATTGCCAGCGCCTGCCTGGACGAGCTGAGCTGCGAGTTCCTGCTGGCTGGGGCCggaggggccggggcgggggccgCGCCCGGACCGCATCTCCCCCCACGGGGGTCGGTGCCTGGAGATCCCGTCCGCATCCACTGCAACATCACG GAGTCATACCCTGCTGTGCCCCCCATCTGGTCAGTGGAGTCCGATGACCCTAACTTGGCTGCTGTCTTGGAGAGGCTGGTGGACATAAAGAAAGGGAATACTTTG CTATTGCAGCATCTGAAGAGGATCATCTCCGACCTGTGTAAACTCTATAACCTCCCTCAGCATCCAGATGTGGAGATGCTGGATCAGCCCTTGCCAGCAGAGCAG TGTACACAGGAAGATGTATCTTCggaagatgaagatgaagagaTGCCTGAG GACACAGAAGACCTAGATCACtatgaaatgaaagaagaagagCCAGCTGAGGGTAAGAAATCTGAAGATGACGGCATCGGAAAAGAAAACTTGGCCATactagagaaaattaaaaagaaccagAGGCAAGATTACTTAAAT GGTGCAGTGTCTGGCTCGGTGCAGGCTACTGACCGGCTGATGAAGGAGCTCAGGGATATATACCGATCACAGAGTTTCAAAGGCG gAAACTATGCAGTCGAACTCGTGAATGACAGTCTGTATGATTGGAACGTCAAACTCCTCAA AGTTGACCAGGACAGCGCTTTGCACAACGATCTCCAGATCctcaaagagaaggaaggagctgACTTCATCCTactaaacttttcttttaaa GATAACTTTCCCTTTGACCCGCCGTTTGTCAGGGTTGTGTCTCCAGTCCTGTCCGGAGG GTATGTTCTGGGCGGAGGTGCCATCTGCATGGAACTTCTCACCAAGCAG GGCTGGAGCAGTGCCTACTCAATAGAGTCAGTGATCATGCAGATCAGTGCCACACTGGTGAAGGGAAAAGCACGAGTGCAGTTTGGAGCCAACAAA TCTCAATACAGCCTGACAAGAGCACAGCAGTCCTACAAGTCCTTGGTGCAGATCCACGAAAAAAACGGTGAGGCTGGCGCCACAACTCGAG GCTGGTACACACCCCCGAAGGAAGATGGCTAA
- the UBE2Q1 gene encoding ubiquitin-conjugating enzyme E2 Q1 isoform X2 → MQQPQPQGQQQPGPGQQLGGQGAAPGAGGGPGGGPGPGPCLRRELKLLESIFHRGHERFRIASACLDELSCEFLLAGAGGAGAGAAPGPHLPPRGSVPGDPVRIHCNITESYPAVPPIWSVESDDPNLAAVLERLVDIKKGNTLLLQHLKRIISDLCKLYNLPQHPDVEMLDQPLPAEQCTQEDVSSEDEDEEMPEDTEDLDHYEMKEEEPAEGKKSEDDGIGKENLAILEKIKKNQRQDYLNGAVSGSVQATDRLMKELRDIYRSQSFKGGNYAVELVNDSLYDWNVKLLKVDQDSALHNDLQILKEKEGADFILLNFSFKDNFPFDPPFVRVVSPVLSGGYVLGGGAICMELLTKQGWSSAYSIESVIMQISATLVKGKARVQFGANKSQYSLTRAQQSYKSLVQIHEKNGWYTPPKEDG, encoded by the exons ATGCAGCAGCCGCAGCCGCAGGGGCAGCAGCAGCCGGGGCCGGGGCAGCAGCTGGGGGGCCAGGGGGCGGcgccgggggccgggggcggcCCGGGAGGGGGCCCGGGGCCGGGGCCCTGCCTGAGGCGGGAGCTGAAGCTGCTCGAGTCCATCTTCCACCGCGGCCACGAGCGCTTCCGCATTGCCAGCGCCTGCCTGGACGAGCTGAGCTGCGAGTTCCTGCTGGCTGGGGCCggaggggccggggcgggggccgCGCCCGGACCGCATCTCCCCCCACGGGGGTCGGTGCCTGGAGATCCCGTCCGCATCCACTGCAACATCACG GAGTCATACCCTGCTGTGCCCCCCATCTGGTCAGTGGAGTCCGATGACCCTAACTTGGCTGCTGTCTTGGAGAGGCTGGTGGACATAAAGAAAGGGAATACTTTG CTATTGCAGCATCTGAAGAGGATCATCTCCGACCTGTGTAAACTCTATAACCTCCCTCAGCATCCAGATGTGGAGATGCTGGATCAGCCCTTGCCAGCAGAGCAG TGTACACAGGAAGATGTATCTTCggaagatgaagatgaagagaTGCCTGAG GACACAGAAGACCTAGATCACtatgaaatgaaagaagaagagCCAGCTGAGGGTAAGAAATCTGAAGATGACGGCATCGGAAAAGAAAACTTGGCCATactagagaaaattaaaaagaaccagAGGCAAGATTACTTAAAT GGTGCAGTGTCTGGCTCGGTGCAGGCTACTGACCGGCTGATGAAGGAGCTCAGGGATATATACCGATCACAGAGTTTCAAAGGCG gAAACTATGCAGTCGAACTCGTGAATGACAGTCTGTATGATTGGAACGTCAAACTCCTCAA AGTTGACCAGGACAGCGCTTTGCACAACGATCTCCAGATCctcaaagagaaggaaggagctgACTTCATCCTactaaacttttcttttaaa GATAACTTTCCCTTTGACCCGCCGTTTGTCAGGGTTGTGTCTCCAGTCCTGTCCGGAGG GTATGTTCTGGGCGGAGGTGCCATCTGCATGGAACTTCTCACCAAGCAG GGCTGGAGCAGTGCCTACTCAATAGAGTCAGTGATCATGCAGATCAGTGCCACACTGGTGAAGGGAAAAGCACGAGTGCAGTTTGGAGCCAACAAA TCTCAATACAGCCTGACAAGAGCACAGCAGTCCTACAAGTCCTTGGTGCAGATCCACGAAAAAAACG GCTGGTACACACCCCCGAAGGAAGATGGCTAA